In Sporosarcina psychrophila, a genomic segment contains:
- a CDS encoding transposase, translated as MSSEKRNRYTKELKDAVLVRMMPPNNETVKSISMDTGISEQSLYKWRKKARIDGNPTPGNGQTSECWSSEDKFLVVLETYAMNEINLAEYCRKKGLYKEQIDAWRSVCLNANTGELNQTKRLSQELKDEKRHTTEIEKDLCIKEKALAEAAALLLLRKKARAIWGDHEDE; from the coding sequence ATGAGTAGCGAGAAAAGGAATAGATATACCAAAGAACTGAAGGACGCTGTCCTTGTAAGAATGATGCCACCTAATAACGAAACTGTTAAGAGTATTAGTATGGATACCGGTATTTCAGAACAATCCCTTTATAAATGGAGAAAAAAAGCGCGTATTGATGGAAACCCAACGCCTGGAAATGGACAGACTTCAGAATGCTGGAGTAGTGAAGATAAGTTTTTGGTAGTACTGGAAACCTACGCAATGAATGAAATAAATCTTGCAGAATACTGCCGTAAAAAAGGTTTATACAAGGAACAGATTGACGCATGGCGTTCTGTTTGTCTAAACGCCAACACTGGTGAACTGAATCAAACTAAACGGCTTTCCCAGGAGCTGAAGGATGAAAAAAGACATACAACTGAGATTGAGAAGGATTTATGTATAAAGGAAAAAGCGTTGGCAGAAGCTGCAGCATTATTATTATTAAGAAAAAAGGCCCGAGCGATCTGGGGGGACCACGAGGACGAATGA
- a CDS encoding helix-turn-helix domain-containing protein, producing MINPSDRVLAVELIQEANLNGARMTVACAELNISVRTYERWVSNGGIKEDQRPHVRRPEPKNKLTEEERQDVIKTVKKEEFVDLPPSQIVPKLADDSIYIASESTFYRILREEKMQQHRGRSKRPEMKLPESYLATAPNQVWTWDITWLKGPVRGLYFKLYLIIDLFSRKIVGWEV from the coding sequence ATGATTAACCCGTCAGATCGCGTACTTGCGGTAGAACTTATCCAAGAAGCGAATCTAAACGGTGCACGAATGACTGTGGCATGTGCAGAACTAAATATTAGTGTGCGCACGTATGAACGCTGGGTTTCGAACGGTGGAATAAAGGAAGATCAACGTCCTCATGTGCGACGTCCTGAACCCAAAAATAAGCTAACAGAAGAGGAAAGACAAGATGTCATCAAGACTGTCAAAAAAGAAGAGTTTGTCGATTTACCACCTTCACAGATTGTGCCAAAACTAGCAGATGATTCGATTTATATCGCCTCAGAATCAACGTTTTATCGGATATTACGGGAAGAGAAAATGCAACAGCACCGCGGACGAAGTAAAAGACCAGAGATGAAATTACCCGAAAGTTATTTAGCAACGGCCCCTAATCAGGTATGGACTTGGGATATTACTTGGTTGAAAGGACCTGTTAGAGGTCTATATTTCAAACTTTACTTGATCATTGATTTGTTTAGCCGAAAGATTGTTGGTTGGGAAGTTTAG